Proteins from one Xenorhabdus griffiniae genomic window:
- the dksA gene encoding RNA polymerase-binding protein DksA, which yields MQEGQKRKTSSLSILAIAGVEPYQEKPGEEYMNDAQLKHFKLILEAWRNQLRDEVDRTVSHMQDEAANFPDPVDRAAQEEEFSLELRNRDRERKLIKKIEKTLKKVEEEDFGYCEACGIEIGIRRLEARPTADLCIDCKTLAEIREKQMAG from the coding sequence ATGCAAGAAGGGCAAAAACGCAAAACCTCGTCCTTGAGCATTCTCGCCATCGCTGGGGTAGAACCTTACCAGGAAAAGCCAGGCGAAGAATACATGAACGATGCCCAGTTAAAGCATTTCAAGCTGATTCTGGAAGCATGGCGCAATCAACTCAGGGATGAAGTAGACCGTACTGTATCTCATATGCAAGATGAGGCAGCAAACTTCCCTGATCCAGTTGACCGTGCGGCGCAAGAAGAAGAATTCAGCCTTGAATTACGTAATCGGGATCGTGAGCGTAAGTTGATCAAAAAGATCGAAAAAACGCTGAAAAAGGTCGAAGAAGAAGACTTTGGCTATTGTGAAGCCTGTGGGATTGAAATCGGCATCCGCCGTTTAGAGGCTCGTCCAACAGCCGATTTATGTATTGACTGCAAGACGTTAGCCGAAATTCGTGAAAAACAAATGGCTGGCTAA
- the sfsA gene encoding DNA/RNA nuclease SfsA has protein sequence MEFSPPLKPATLIRRYKRFLADVLTPEGETLTIHCANTGAMTGCATPGDTVWYSTSDNPKRKYPNSWELTQTQDGHWICVNTLRANDLICQAIEKNIISELSGYEHISREVSYGKEKSRIDLLLQSKQKVNCYIEVKSVTLLQENYGYFPDAVTIRGQKHLRELSLIAQQGQRAVLLFAVLHSGICQVTAAKHIDHDYAFLLEQACQSGVEVICYKANITAKGMVISDKLPFVSIE, from the coding sequence ATGGAATTTTCACCTCCCCTGAAGCCTGCTACCTTAATCCGCCGTTATAAACGCTTTCTTGCGGATGTCCTCACGCCAGAAGGAGAAACACTCACCATTCACTGTGCCAATACGGGAGCCATGACAGGATGTGCCACGCCTGGGGATACTGTGTGGTATTCCACATCCGATAATCCCAAACGCAAGTATCCCAATAGCTGGGAACTCACACAAACCCAGGATGGTCACTGGATTTGCGTCAATACCCTCAGAGCCAATGACCTGATCTGCCAAGCTATTGAAAAAAATATTATCTCGGAATTATCTGGATATGAGCACATTAGCCGTGAGGTTAGCTATGGCAAAGAAAAAAGTCGGATAGATTTATTGTTACAATCAAAACAAAAAGTTAACTGCTATATTGAAGTCAAGTCAGTCACATTGTTACAGGAAAATTATGGTTATTTTCCTGATGCAGTCACAATTCGGGGGCAAAAACATTTACGTGAGCTATCATTGATAGCACAACAAGGTCAGCGCGCTGTCTTGTTATTTGCTGTCTTACATTCTGGGATCTGTCAGGTTACGGCAGCGAAACATATTGACCATGATTATGCCTTCCTTTTGGAACAAGCATGTCAATCAGGGGTCGAAGTAATCTGTTATAAGGCCAACATAACGGCAAAAGGGATGGTTATAAGTGACAAATTACCTTTTGTATCAATAGAATAA
- the gluQRS gene encoding tRNA glutamyl-Q(34) synthetase GluQRS — translation MTQSRHSSLYIGRFAPSPSGDLHFGSLVTALGSYLQARACHGKWLMRIDDIDPPREIPGADKRILQTLEHYGLYWDGEVLYQSQRHDAYRAILDQLKQQGDSYYCTCTRQRIQQLGGFYNGHCRHLPMPAHNAAIRLKQHHPIYRFYDKLQGHITVPTKMAEEDFIIYRKDGLFAYNLVVVIDDNYQGVTEIVRGADLIEPTVRQLSLYQHLNFATPDYVHLPLVLNKEGNKLSKQNHAQPLPLSDPRPLLIDALSFLNQPTIAGWQDLTTDQLLQQAIVGWNINAVPPKKPS, via the coding sequence ATGACCCAATCCAGACATTCCTCGTTATATATTGGACGCTTTGCTCCATCTCCTTCCGGCGATCTCCATTTTGGCTCTCTGGTAACTGCACTAGGCAGTTATCTGCAAGCCCGTGCCTGTCACGGCAAATGGCTGATGCGTATTGATGATATTGATCCTCCACGGGAAATTCCCGGAGCAGACAAGCGGATATTGCAAACTCTTGAGCATTATGGCCTTTACTGGGATGGTGAAGTTCTCTATCAATCCCAGCGTCATGATGCTTACCGTGCCATTCTCGATCAATTAAAACAGCAAGGAGACAGCTATTACTGCACCTGCACCCGCCAACGCATCCAACAACTGGGCGGCTTTTATAATGGGCATTGCCGACATTTACCTATGCCAGCTCACAACGCTGCAATTCGTCTAAAACAGCACCATCCGATTTATCGTTTTTACGATAAATTGCAAGGCCATATCACCGTGCCGACGAAAATGGCTGAGGAAGATTTCATTATTTATCGCAAAGACGGTTTATTTGCCTATAATCTTGTCGTTGTTATTGATGATAACTATCAAGGTGTCACTGAAATTGTCAGAGGAGCTGATTTAATCGAACCCACGGTTCGCCAGTTGTCTCTGTATCAGCATTTGAATTTTGCAACACCAGATTATGTGCATTTACCTCTCGTGCTAAATAAAGAGGGAAATAAACTTTCTAAGCAAAATCATGCCCAGCCGCTGCCATTGAGCGACCCAAGACCATTGCTTATTGATGCGTTATCATTTTTAAATCAGCCCACTATCGCAGGCTGGCAGGATCTCACAACAGATCAACTGCTACAGCAAGCTATCGTCGGTTGGAATATAAACGCGGTTCCGCCAAAAAAACCTAGCTAA